Sequence from the Rhea pennata isolate bPtePen1 chromosome 16, bPtePen1.pri, whole genome shotgun sequence genome:
GAGCAGAGAGGAGATGCCTTGAAACCGTACGGCGTCTCCCACGGACTGGTGCTGATTTGCTCTCGCAAAATGTTAGGAAGAGACTGCAGGAACATGAAGGAAATCTAGCCTGAAACCTCTGTCGCTCCTGGCTAGGGACTGAAGAATAAGcgagacaatttttttttttcttttttaaggccCTTGTTTTGTTTAGGGTTAACTACAGATCGGCTCTTTCAAATCACTTCCAGACACACAGAAACCGTGGCATGCAATACCCCCCCGCTGCAAGGAGGCTGGGAGCGGGGCTCTTGCACAACCCCGTGCCCCAAGTCTTCCGAAGGCAGGGTCTCGGCTTTCAGGCTGGGGTCTGGGGCACGTCTGCAGCCGGGGGGGCTGGAGGCAGATGCAGGGAGCCGGGGAACCTTTCGAATGTGAACCAGGTAGCCTGGGTGCTGCCAAGGAGCAGAGGCAAGGGCGCACAAGCGGGTCTCCTTGCTTGCAAGCTGGTCCAGCAGCGTTCATGAGCGAGCCGAGGGCAGGGAGGACCTAGCCTGACTTCGGGCACATCACGGGCCGCTCCGCAAATCTCCGCTGGCCTGCAGCCGAGCGAGCGGAGGAGCGACCCGGCGGAGGGCACAAGGGCGCTTGTCCGCGGCTGCTGCCGAGGCCGCGCGCCGCGTGCCCGCCGCCGTGCCCAGCCGCGCAGCCGGCGCGTGCGGCAAAGGCACGGCCGGGCCAGGCGCAGCCCGGAAGGCAGGTCTGAGCTGCTCAGCCCGCCTGGCGGCAATCGTCCTGCCGGTGAACCCGCAGTTCCTGAAAAGTCCCGAGGCTGAGAGGCTGgagaagcatttcttttcatgaGAAAGGCACTTAAGAAAAGGAGCAGCTTCTCCCCCTGCACACAAACTCCCACCAGAAAATTGCCGGGGAAGAGGGCTCGCCTCTGCCTTCACCCCAGGGCTGCTTCCGACCCCAGACGGTGAAGGCTGGCCAagacacacacgcacaaaacaagtcataagaaaaataaacgCAAACCCCCAAGCATCCCTGTCCTGTTGCAAACACACAGCCTGGCAGGCAAATCTAAACACTTCCCTGCCTTGGCTCTGCGGGGCTGCAGGAGACATTGGCAGATTTCAAGTAGCCAGAAAGTggcttgcaaaaataaaaataaataaagaaagaagaagaagaaagaaataaaaaggagggagagaaaaaattaaaaatcctcCTTCGGGGTAGGAAGGGACCTGGGCAGCTGCATCCACACCGGTCCCAGCACggccctctgcagcctgcttttcctgctggtgcctggggacacctcccttcctcctcctcctcccccatccctcctcctcctccccgtctcctcctcctccaccttctcctcctctccctctcctccttctcctcctcctcctcctcccctctgcaCCGCTGATTGGTCCAGCCCGGCTATATTTTGCCCCTTCCAGCTCAGCATCATCCCAAaagttttttttggggggaaagggaaaaaacaaacaaaaaaaatctaaaacccccccaaacaaaacaagccGACCCTGAACCCCCTGAAGCCGCCCCAGCGCAGGCGAGGGAGGCGAGCGGCTGTGCTCCCTGCTCGGCAGCTCCTCGGACCCGGTGGACGCGGCGGGACCCGGTTCTCACCCGGTCGAGTCGGACACAAAGTGCTGTCCAGCTGGAATGAATATATCTGAGTCAAACTACTGCCGAGAGGAGATACCGCAACCCCGGGGCGACTGTTCATGGGTCaccgccgccgggccggccgcTGAGCCCGGGCTCGCCTTCCCGCGCCCCCCGGGAGCCGCCTCCCCCGCCAGCCGCACGCCCAGCCCCGAGCCCGGCTTCGCcttcggccccggcgccggcggcgcggcgcccggcgcggcccccaGCCGCACGCCCAGCCCCGAGCCGGGCTATGGATACAGCCccccggcgggccgcgccgACGGCAAGGCCGGCGAGGACTCCCGCATCCGCCGGCCCATGAACGCCTTCATGGTCTGGGCGAAGGATGAGCGCAAGCGGCTGGCGCAGCAGAACCCCGACCTGCACAACGCCGTGCTCAGCAAGATGCTGGGtgagcggggccgcgccgcgggctgcggggctgcgggagccgcgCTGCACGGGAccggggcggctgcgggagGCGGGCTGCAAGGGTGTGGGGCTACAGGAGTCAGGACGCAAGGGAACGGGGCTGCAGGAGCCGGGGCTGCAGGAGCCGGGATGCACGGGAATGGGGCAGCTGTGGGAGCCAGGATGCAGGGGTACAGGGCAGCGGGAGCCGGGACTCAAGGGCACAGGGTGACTGCGGGAGCCGGGATGCAAGGATGCAGGCTGCAAGGGTAGAGAGGGCTGTGGGATACAAGTCTGTAAGGATATggggctgtggggtgcaggCGGCAAAGGTACCAGGGCTGCAGGGTACAGGGCTGCGGGATGCAGGCTATGAGCTGCAAGGATACAGCAGTGCAGAGGTGAGGATGCAGGGATGTGGGCTACAGGCAGCCAGGATACGGGGCTGTGGGCTGCAAGGCTGCAGGATGTGGGCTGCAAGGATTTGGGGCTGCGGGATGTGGGTGACGCAAGGCTGTGCTCTGCCAGGCTACAGCCTGCAAGGATTCGGGGCTGTGGGACACAGGGCTGCAGCCGGCAATGATATGGGGCTGCAGGGTGCAGGCTGCAAGGATGCAGGGCTACAGGATGCAGGAAAGGGTTGTGGGATGCAAGGATATGGGGTGTGGGGACCTGGGGCTGTGGGGACCTGGGATGCAGAGATACAGGGCTGCAGGATGTGGGGCTCAGGGCTGCAGGAATACAGGGCTGCAGGTGTGCAGGATACAGGGACTCAAGGCTGCAGAAGGTGCAATACGGGGCTACAGGACACGGGGCGGTAGGATGCAGGATGTGGGAATACGGGAAGCAGGATTTaggtagacagggctgcaggATGCAGGAACATGGGAAGCAGGATATGGGCAGACAGGGCTGCAGGATGAGGGATGCAGGGAGGGATGCACAGCTGCAGGGTGCAGAGATAAGGGATTCAGGATGCAGCGTTTGCGGACAGGGGATTTGGGCTGCGGGATGCAGAGAAGCGGCGCTACGGGTGCGGGGCTGTGCcaagggagcagcaggaggcagaggggcagcccagcagagcctcCGGGCAGCCCGGGACCCTGCCCACCGGAGGGGTCGGTCCTTCGCCTCCCCGGGGCTTTGCATCGCCCTTTCTCGCTGCTCCTCTCCAAAATGTTGGGCACAACCCGCTCTCGGCTGCCGGGGGGCAGAGCCGGAGCCCTGCTCCGGGGCTTGCTCCCGTTTCCCAGCCTGCTCTCGTGCCAGTGCTGGGACCCAGGTCAAGCCCTGAGTTGGCCACGGGAGCCCTCCCCACACCCGAAGTGCCCCGTCCTCGGGTGCCCCTGCGCCCTggccgcccggccgccctgCCGCCACCAGGAAGCCGAGCGGGTTTCACAGAGCCTCGCTTTCCCCTTCCAGGCCAGTCGTGGAAGGCGCTGAGCGCCAGCGACAAGCGTCCCTTCgtggaagaggcagagaggCTGCGGATCCAGCATCTACAGGATCACCCCAACTACAAGTACCgcccaaggagaaagaagcaagcCAAGAAAATCAAGAGGATGGAACCCAATATCCTCCTCCATAACCTTTCCCAGCCTTGCAGTGACAACTTCAGCATGAGTCACCATGGTGGCAGCCAGCCGGGCCACCCCCAGCCTCCCCCACTTAACCACTTCAGAGAACTCCACTCCATGGGGTCGGATATTGAAAACTATGGCTTGCCAACTCCTGAGATGTCTCCCTTGGATGTCTTGGAACAGACCGAGCCAGCGTTTTTCCCTCCGCACATGCAGGATGACTGCAACATGATGCCCTTTCGCGGctaccaccaccatcaccagaTGGAGTTTCCCCAGGAGAAGTGCATCGGGCGGGATGTGGCGGTGCCCTATGCGCAGACCCCCTCGCATCTGGCCGATGCTATGAGGACTCCCCACCCGTCCAGCATATACTACAACCAGATGTGCTCGGGAACTCAGAACGGGCTTTCGGCCCACCTGGGCCAGCTCTCGCCCCCTCCCGAAGCCCACCACATGGAGAGCGTGGAGCACTTGAACCAAACCGAGCTCTGGACAGACGTCGACCGCAATGAGTTTGACCAGTATTTGAACATGAGCAGGACTCGTCCTGAAACCTCAGGACTCCCTTACCATGTCTCCCTGTCCAAAGTGACTCCTAGAAGCATCTCCTGCGAGGAGAGCAGCTTGATATCTGCCCTGTCCGACGCCAGCAGCGCTGTTTACTATAGCCCGTGCATCACCGGTTAggtctgcccccccccccgtccgGCGCGTCCGCCGGGAGAGCCCGCAGCGCACGCTCTCCCCGGAAAACCCAAAGCCATCTTCCTTTAACCACGAGCTCCATAATATTTAGAGTATCTCATTAAATGCATcgctttcttcttaaaaaaaaaaaaaaaaatgctgaagtcaCTGATATACCGTATAACTATATAACACAGCTAGATGCCTTTCCAAAGCCTGAATCCTGCCTGAAAAGCGGCGACGAGCAGGACGAGCCAAAGCAGCCCGTCCGCACGCTAACCCGCGGGGCGGTTGCCTTGCCTGGGGGAAGCTTTGGGAGCGCTTCGCAGGGACGGTTACAGATTCGGTGCCTATTAGTGGGGGTCTTTAGGACAgttttttctgtattatcagcaatatattttaattgggcaacaaaactatatttttactaagcatttttatatataaaatgatatttaatgtctttttttttattagactttttaaaaataaatcaagggATATCCGTGAGATCTAAAGCATCTATGTAGCaaagctggattaaaaaaaaaaataaccgAAAAAGCAAAACGGAGATATTTTGTGAAAAGGGAATTGCAATGTAAATATTGTGGACCAATCGACTGGAATtttgtacaaaagaaaaatacgaCTGCAAACACTTTTATTGTCTAGAACTGTATGGAGAGCAAACTCTTTTATAATGGTTAATTATTAAAACAGCTTCATATAATTGTTCCCATCTTGTGCGCTTGTTGTGTGAACACATATTTTCCGCAAATACATGTTGTCCCAACCGTTTCCAGATTGCTGTATCCGTTGATTAATGTTTTGACAACCCGGCAAATGTATCAATCGGGAGCCCCgtgcccggccgccccgccggctgCCGGCGCCGCAAACCCCGGCAAGCAACCGCGCGACCCCCTCGCCGGGCTTCTCTCGCGCTGGGGGGGCTATCGCGCGGGGTGGGGGTCCCGCAAGCGCCGTTTTCCCGGGGAAAGGCCCCGAActgggcgggcgggcgggaggcggcggcgcgggagccccggcggcg
This genomic interval carries:
- the SOX18 gene encoding transcription factor SOX-18, translating into MNISESNYCREEIPQPRGDCSWVTAAGPAAEPGLAFPRPPGAASPASRTPSPEPGFAFGPGAGGAAPGAAPSRTPSPEPGYGYSPPAGRADGKAGEDSRIRRPMNAFMVWAKDERKRLAQQNPDLHNAVLSKMLGQSWKALSASDKRPFVEEAERLRIQHLQDHPNYKYRPRRKKQAKKIKRMEPNILLHNLSQPCSDNFSMSHHGGSQPGHPQPPPLNHFRELHSMGSDIENYGLPTPEMSPLDVLEQTEPAFFPPHMQDDCNMMPFRGYHHHHQMEFPQEKCIGRDVAVPYAQTPSHLADAMRTPHPSSIYYNQMCSGTQNGLSAHLGQLSPPPEAHHMESVEHLNQTELWTDVDRNEFDQYLNMSRTRPETSGLPYHVSLSKVTPRSISCEESSLISALSDASSAVYYSPCITG